A genomic segment from Thermoplasmatales archaeon encodes:
- a CDS encoding YeeE/YedE family protein — protein sequence MTENITNKNVEDKSFKKDKYIFWKAVYALLILALSLLIAGIIMQYVFHQTKAPLLLGLIVALPLAIPLELWNFTDPDTLFRVMAFQDRFLMVCFGFAIGVGAILLYLVALITHPNFGIKDFFVPGIVIGGLIFGAGVGLAGYFPGTIWIALGQGRRDAIYAALGGLLGAFTWSVIFGNVKWFFWDTLNFGPITWASIFGITSKIGVFLVSLIFGIILIAVFLLLPRYPRTKVKNSCGYHMLGKSKNKITFDLVINEDFEKYPKANKYLTRLINESSTENARMTIPLGLAFTITAVAVIILHQIFGESTTFSWIGAQLSYLVNPTWAASNAYFQLFGGLHIVNGVAVNLPFSEIGWEPFTDLSSFLGGLIAATLISRRYMGFKPQVPKIWSRSHDPKYRPIGAFVGAFMVLFGARMANGCASGHILSGDIQMAVSSFVFMIFVLLGAWIMLRYFMHMKINSWGYTK from the coding sequence ATGACTGAAAATATTACTAATAAAAATGTTGAAGATAAATCATTCAAGAAAGACAAATACATATTTTGGAAAGCCGTTTATGCTCTTTTGATTCTTGCGCTATCGTTATTAATTGCCGGTATAATAATGCAGTATGTTTTCCACCAAACAAAGGCGCCTCTCCTGCTTGGACTAATTGTAGCACTCCCTCTCGCCATACCATTGGAGTTGTGGAATTTCACCGATCCAGATACACTGTTTCGAGTTATGGCTTTTCAAGACAGATTTTTAATGGTATGTTTTGGTTTTGCAATAGGTGTCGGTGCAATATTGCTCTACCTTGTGGCTCTGATTACGCATCCAAATTTTGGAATTAAAGATTTCTTCGTTCCTGGAATTGTGATTGGTGGACTTATATTCGGAGCAGGAGTTGGACTCGCAGGTTATTTTCCAGGAACTATTTGGATAGCACTTGGACAGGGAAGAAGAGATGCAATATATGCGGCTTTGGGTGGACTGTTAGGCGCATTCACCTGGTCTGTAATATTTGGAAACGTAAAATGGTTCTTCTGGGATACTTTAAATTTTGGACCAATTACATGGGCATCAATATTTGGGATAACAAGTAAAATAGGTGTGTTTTTGGTCAGTCTAATATTTGGAATAATTCTAATTGCCGTATTTCTTCTTCTCCCTAGATATCCAAGGACAAAAGTAAAAAATTCTTGCGGTTACCATATGCTTGGGAAAAGTAAGAATAAGATAACTTTTGATTTGGTGATAAACGAAGACTTCGAAAAATATCCGAAAGCAAATAAATACTTGACTAGACTTATCAATGAAAGCAGTACAGAAAACGCAAGAATGACAATTCCTTTAGGTCTCGCTTTCACAATTACGGCTGTGGCGGTAATAATATTACATCAGATATTTGGGGAATCAACAACATTTTCATGGATAGGAGCTCAGTTGTCCTATCTGGTGAATCCAACTTGGGCAGCATCGAATGCATATTTCCAATTATTTGGTGGTCTTCACATTGTTAATGGAGTGGCAGTTAATCTTCCTTTTAGTGAAATTGGTTGGGAACCTTTTACAGATTTAAGCTCATTTCTTGGAGGTTTGATTGCGGCTACTCTTATATCCAGAAGATACATGGGTTTTAAACCGCAGGTGCCAAAGATATGGAGTAGAAGCCATGATCCAAAGTACAGACCTATTGGTGCATTCGTTGGAGCATTTATGGTACTATTCGGAGCGAGAATGGCTAATGGATGTGCTTCGGGTCATATTCTCAGTGGAGATATTCAAATGGCAGTGTCAAGCTTCGTATTTATGATATTTGTTCTTCTTGGAGCATGGATAATGCTTAGATACTTCATGCATATGAAAATTAACTCATGGGGATACACAAAATAA